A region from the Triticum aestivum cultivar Chinese Spring chromosome 3D, IWGSC CS RefSeq v2.1, whole genome shotgun sequence genome encodes:
- the LOC123079373 gene encoding helicase-like transcription factor CHR28 isoform X1 translates to MMAEEPAMDFDDGGFGGGAEDNLSMPLGDFMAFLESEPGDDGEDPPQPEANQGSLEAPVDTTGFANGFESHEEFLEDEMQANQGSLEVPVDTTGYANGFENHEEILEDEGFWSNYSHIDPSQYQMEAMVEQGDGTFDDSDAKPYGLLGSDLSGNCRTTNHNNQPLPRDTLNHINAAEEANASPYKVLSNCSYVGEQMYFGKAQVKAENHLEGMGPPTNTYLPHNQFPEQSGLSEVKSEDTGAIFDNTGQEGNQFIPMNTFSFDHNAAIPDISYTELNIGEATGSMNNGNSSCLTVQGDYLQGEFGECPKPEYGSLDMAGEMSMHDLPHNNQSYEMEQIPQNICESSSMQTGSPDQYCDDTSLSGYYMSSPESLSCEQIQSEYIGFKSESSTDSSPIPSSRNSTTEDADKYLGGSTKQLLNSSLVPIGHQHPYRSLTDQMPPAFHEQYDIHRSGNSFARGNLSRSCFGAIVNGGSDLLNLSSHRAPCHILPPQGIQGKLNNFQQSLSANPFVPRFGGMAYKSHDERATLRLALQDISQPKSEANPPDGLLSVPLLRHQKIALSWMVQKEKNGSHCSGGILADDQGLGKTISTISLILTERSPVPRSTAIKPELCEAVSLDDDEDDPIDLCLKRRSQTCSSEVTTSTTVKTENHIVEIKARPAAGTLVVCPTSVLRQWAEELRNKVTSKANLSFLIYHGSNRTKDPNELTKYDVVLTTYSIVSMEVPKQSSPDSDDEEKGKADRYGAPVSGSKKRKASSSKKTKNATTEKSNLPEKPLARVAWFRVILDEAQSIKNYRTNVAGSCWNLRAKRRWCLSGTPIQNAVEDLFSYFKFLRYEPYCEYKHFCTMIKMPISRNPVNGYKKLQVVLKTVMLRRTKATMLDGKPIISLPPKTISLKAVNFTSEERAFYNTLEAESRAQFKVYAAAGTVRQNYVNILLMLLRLRQACDHPHLVKGHESSWTSSLESANKLPMERKQELLVCLQSCSAICALCNDAPEDAVVTTCGHVFCNQCILEQLTGDDSICPVSSCRVRLNATSLFSRGTLEFSLCKSTSESQSNDSCTEIVHTENQTGIDSSYASSKVRAALDIILSLPKIDPTQSSDSKKTIGLASENTNGMSSEYADTKTTEKAIVFSQWTRMLDLLEVHLKASHVTYRRLDGTMSVAAREKAVNDFKTVPEVSVMIMSLKAASLGLNMVAACHVLMLDLWWNPTTEDQAVDRAHRIGQTRPVTVSRLTVKDTVEDRILALQEKKREMVASAFGEDKSGGGQTRLTVDDLNYLFMV, encoded by the exons GCCAATCAAGGTTCCTTAGAGGCGCCAGTGGACACGACAGGTTTTGCAAATGGATTTGAAAGCCATGAAG AATTTTTGGAGGATGAAATGCAGGCCAATCAAGGTTCCTTAGAGGTGCCAGTGGACACGACAGGTTATGCAAATGGATTCGAAAACCATGAAG AAATTTTGGAGGATGAAGGTTTTTGGTCAAACTACTCACACATAGACCCTTCGCAATACCAGATGGAAGCAATGGTGGAACAAGGAGATGGAACCTTTGATGACTCCGATGCTAAGCCTTATGGTTTGCTTGGCAGTG ATTTATCTGGAAATTGTAGAACTACCAATCATAACAACCAACCTTTACCAAGGGACACATTAAACCATATAAATGCTGCTGAAGAAGCAAATGCATCTCCATACAAAGTTCTGTCAAATTGTTCATATGTTGGTGAGCAAATGTACTTTGGCAAAGCACAGGTCAAAGCAGAGAACCACTTAGAGGGCATGGGGCCACCAACGAATACTT ATTTGCCACATAATCAGTTCCCAGAGCAATCTGGGTTGAGTGAAGTTAAAAGCGAGGATACAGGAGCAATATTTGATAACACTGGCCAGGAGGGTAATCAATTCATACCAATGAACACATTCTCTTTTGACCATAATGCTGCCATCCCTGATATTTCTTACACTGAGCTGAACATTGGTGAGGCGACTGGAAGCATGAACAATGGCAATAGCAGTTGCCTAACTGTACAGGGAGATTATCTGCAGGGTGAGTTTGGAGAATGTCCCAAACCAGAGTATGGTTCTCTTGATATGGCTGGTGAAATGTCAATGCATGATTTGCCGCATAACAATCAGTCATATGAGATGGAACAGATCCCACAGAATATATGTGAAAGCAGTTCGATGCAGACAGGCTCCCCGGATCAATATTGTGATGATACATCTTTATCAGGTTACTACATGTCGTCCCCAGAGTCATTATCCTGTGAGCAGATCCAGTCTGAATATATTGGTTTCAAGAGTGAGTCTAGCACTGACTCTTCTCCAATACCCTCAAGCAGAAACTCTACTACAGAGGATGCTGATAAATACTTAGGAGGCTCAACAAAACAGTTGCTGAACTCTAGTTTAGTTCCTATCGGCCACCAACACCCGTATAGGAGCCTGACAGATCAAATGCCTCCAGCTTTTCATGAACAATATGATATTCACAGAAGTGGTAACTCCTTTGCTCGGGGGAATTTATCAAGAAGTTGCTTCGGTGCAATTGTCAATGGTGGTTCTGATTTACTTAACCTTAGTAGCCATCGTGCTCCTTGTCATATATTGCCACCCCAGGGAATCCAAGGAAAACTAAATAACTTTCAACAATCTTTGTCTGCAAATCCTTTTGTTCCTCGATTTGGCGGGATGGCATATAAGTCACATGATGAAAGGGCGACTCTACGACTTGCATTGCAG GATATATCCCAGCCAAAGTCCGAGGCTAATCCACCTGATGGGCTTTTATCAGTTCCTTTATTGAGGCATCAG AAAATTGCTCTGTCATGGATGGTGCAAAAGGAGAAAAATGGTTCACATTGCTCTGGTGGAATTCTCGCAGATGATCAG GGCTTGGGTAAAACTATATCAACTATTTCACTGATATTGACAGAAAGATCACCAGTACCAAGGTCAACTGCCATTAAGCCAGAGCTGTGTGAAGCTGTATCTCttgacgatgacgaagacgacccCATTGATCTTTGTTTGAAAAGGAGGTCACAGACATGTAGCTCTGAAGTGACAACAAGCACTACAGTTAAGACAGAGAATCATATTGTAGAGATTAAGGCCAGGCCAGCTGCTGGCACTCTGGTTGTTTGCCCGACAAGTGTTCTACGACAGTGGGCAGAAGAACTGAGGAACAAAGTTACCAGTAAAGCTAATTTGTCCTTTCTAATATATCATGGTAGCAACCGTACGAAAGATCCTAACGAGCTCACTAAATATGATGTTGTGCTAACTACATATTCTATAGTAAGTATGGAGGTACCAAAGCAATCAAGTCCTGATAGTGACGATGAAGAGAAAGGGAAGGCAGACAGATATGGTGCTCCTGTTTCAGGCAGCAAAAAGAGGAAGGCTTCCTCTTCTAAGAAAACTAAAAATGCCACAACAGAGAAGAGTAACTTACCAGAGAAACCTCTTGCGAGAGTAGCATGGTTCAGGGTTATTCTTGATGAAGCACAAAGTATTAAAAATTACCGAACCAATGTTGCCGGGTCTTGCTGGAATTTGCGAGCCAAAAGAAGGTGGTGCTTGTCAGGGACACCAATACAGAATGCTGTTGAAGATCTCTTTAGCTATTTTAAATTTCTCCGATACGAACCGTATTGTGAATACAAGCATTTTTGCACCATGATAAAAATGCCAATCAGCAGGAACCCAGTTAATGGTTACAAGAAGCTGCAAGTTGTTTTGAAGACAGTAATGCTACGTCGGACTAAAG CGACAATGTTGGATGGTAAACCAATCATTTCCCTACCGCCGAAGACTATATCTCTCAAGGCTGTGAACTTCACGAGTGAGGAGCGTGCATTTTATAACACCCTAGAAGCTGAATCGCGAGCACAATTTAAG GTCTATGCAGCTGCTGGTACTGTTAGGCAAAACTACGTGAATATCCTGCTGATGCTTTTACGGCTCAGACAGGCATGTGATCACCCTCACCTAGTTAAAGGTCATGAGTCTAGCTGGACCTCTTCATTGGAGAGTGCGAATAAACTTCCAATGGAACGAAAACAAGAATTGCTGgtttgtttgcaatcttgttcagCTATATGTGCTCTCTGCAAC GATGCACCAGAAGACGCTGTCGTTACTACATGCGGGCATGTTTTTTGCAACCAGTGCATATTGGAGCAACTTACTGGCGATGACAGCATATGTCCAGTCTCTAGTTGCAGAGTCCGACTTAATGCAACTTCATTATTCTCTCGAGGCACCCTTGAATTCTCCTTGTGCAAATCAACAAGTGAATCCCAGTCTAATGATTCGTGTACAGAGATAGTACACACTGAAAATCAAACTGGGATTGATTCATCTTATGCATCTTCTAAAGTGAGGGCTGCCCTAGATATCATTCTCTCATTACCTAAAATTGACCCCACCCAAAGTAGTGATAGCAAAAAAACAATTGGGCTTGCCTCTGAAAATACCAATGGGATGAGTTCAGAATATGCTGACACCAAGACGACAGAGAAGGCCATTGTTTTCTCTCAATGGACTAGAATGCTGGATTTGCTAGAGGTTCATTTGAAAGCTTCTCATGTGACCTACCGGAGGCTTGATGGAACAATGTCTGTTGCTGCTCGGGAAAAAGCCGTGAATGACTTCAAAACAGTTCCAGAG GTTTCTGTAATGATCATGTCTCTCAAAGCTGCGAGTCTTGGTCTAAATATGGTGGCTGCCTGCCATGTGCTTATGCTCGATCTTTGGTGGAATCCTACCACTGAGGACCAAGCTGTTGATAGAGCACACCGTATTGGCCAAACACGACCAGTCACAGTATCTAGGTTAACTGTCAAAGATACTGTTGAAGATCGTATTCTGGCACTCCAG GAGAAAAAGCGGGAGATGGTTGCTTCAGCTTTTGGGGAAGATAAATCTGGTGGCGGTCAGACTCGACTGACAGTGGACGACTTGAATTATTTGTTCATGGTTTAG
- the LOC123079372 gene encoding L-type lectin-domain containing receptor kinase IX.1: MGISVAVPSLLLLLSVALLLPPAAARFSFTYNFTATSDSAPSGISFQGDAFFNKFIRLTRDERVGPLTSSAGRAFFSRPIPLFDPVSRRPASFASAFSFSISAPEPSAASGDGLAFFLSPFPSVIPNRSAGGLLGLFNSSARNGGRSLVAVEFDTYRNDWDPSDDHVGIDLGGIASVATADWPTSMKDGRTAHARVAYDAEAKNLTVALSYGDFVPTDVLLWYAVDLREHLPDAVAVGFSAATGEAAELHKVLYWDFTSSVDSKEQTVVLWVVLGLCGFLVVLVGAGIVWFVKEWRKTGECVPYVDIDDAMGYDELTDEFIVQSGPRRFRYAELVAATNNFSEQRKLGQGGFGAVYRGFLKELGQEVAIKRVSKGSTQGRKEYAAEVRIISQLRHRHLVRLVGWCHEHRGDFLLVYELMPNGSVDQHLYGKGVHLTWPTRYDIALGLASALLYLHEECLQCIVHRDIKPSNVMLDATFSAKLGDFGLAKLVEHGSQPYTTVLAGTLGYLAPECLTTGKSSRESDVYSFGVVALEIACGRQPSEPTAEPSKARLVPWVWELYGKKALLEAADWRLKVEFDEKQMEHLMVVGLWCAHPDYTHRPSIRQALNALKFEAALPVLAPKMPVPTFFPLPDLAALVSSVGGASDTQNPGGVTECESSGANAGKGSSVRDRLLEP, encoded by the coding sequence ATGGGGATCTCCGTCGccgtcccctccctcctcctcctcctctccgtcgccctcctcctgccgccggccgccgcgcgatTCTCCTTCACCTACAACTTCACCGCCACCTCGGACTCGGCCCCATCGGGCATCTCCTTCCAGGGCGACGCCTTCTTCAACAAGTTCATCCGCCTCACCCGCGACGAGCGCGTCGGGCCCCTCACCAGCAGCGCCGGCCGGGCCTTCTTCTCCCGCCCCATCCCACTCTTCGACCCCGTctcccgccgccccgcctccttcgCCTCCGCCTTCTCCTTCTCCATCTCCGCCCCCGAACCCTCGGCCGCCTCCGGCGACggcctcgccttcttcctctccccgTTCCCCTCCGTCATCCCCAACAGATCCGCTGGCGGCCTTCTCGGGCTCTTCAACTCCTCCGCCCGCAACGGGGGCCGCTCCCTCGTCGCCGTCGAATTTGACACCTACAGGAACGATTGGGACCCCAGCGACGACCACGTCGGCATCGACCTCGGGGGCATCGCCTCCGTGGCCACCGCCGACTGGCCAACCAGCATGAAGGACGGCCGCACGGCGCACGCGCGCGTCGCGTACGACGCGGAGGCCAAGAACCTCACCGTGGCCCTCTCCTACGGCGACTTTGTCCCCACGGACGTCCTTCTGTGGTACGCCGTCGATTTGAGGGAGCACCTGCCCGACGCCGTGGCCGTTGGCTTCTCCGCCGCCACCGGCGAGGCCGCCGAGCTGCACAAGGTCCTGTACTGGGATTTCACCTCCAGCGTCGACAGCAAGGAGCAGACGGTGGTGCTGTGGGTGGTACTGGGATTGTGCGGATTCCTTGTTGTGCTGGTCGGTGCAGGGATTGTTTGGTTCGTGAAGGAATGGAGGAAGACAGGAGAGTGTGTCCCCTACGTCGATATCGACGACGCAATGGGGTACGACGAGCTAACTGACGAGTTCATCGTGCAGAGCGGGCCAAGACGGTTCCGTTATGCTGAATTGGTGGCGGCAACCAATAATTTCTCCGAGCAGAGGAAGCTCGGGCAGGGCGGGTTCGGTGCTGTTTACCGGGGATTCTTGAAGGAGCTTGGTCAGGAGGTGGCCATCAAGAGGGTCTCCAAGGGGTCGACCCAGGGCCGCAAGGAGTATGCAGCCGAGGTACGCATCATCAGCCAGCTGCGCCACCGGCATTTGGTCCGGCTTGTCGGGTGGTGCCATGAACACCGTGGTGACTTCTTGCTCGTCTATGAGCTCATGCCCAATGGCAGCGTCGACCAGCACCTCTACGGCAAGGGCGTGCACCTCACCTGGCCGACACGGTATGACATTGCACTGGGCCTCGCGTCGGCATTGCTCTACCTCCACGAGGAGTGCCTTCAGTGCATCGTGCACCGCGACATCAAGCCGAGCAATGTGATGCTGGATGCCACCTTCAGTGCCAAGCTCGGCGACTTTGGCCTTGCCAAGCTCGTTGAGCATGGCAGCCAGCCCTACACCACCGTCCTGGCTGGCACGCTGGGCTACTTGGCGCCAGAGTGCCTGACGACAGGCAAGTCAAGCCGAGAGTCggacgtgtacagcttcggcgtCGTGGCACTGGAAATTGCTTGTGGACGACAGCCATCGGAGCCCACGGCGGAGCCGAGCAAGGCGAGGCTGGTGCCGTGGGTCTGGGAGCTTTATGGGAAGAAAGCCCTTCTCGAAGCGGCGGACTGGAGGTTGAAGGTGGAGTTCGATGAGAAGCAGATGGAGCATCTGATGGTGGTTGGACTATGGTGCGCTCATCCTGACTACACGCATAGGCCAAGCATCAGGCAGGCCCTGAATGCCCTGAAATTTGAGGCGGCATTGCCTGTGCTGGCGCCGAAGATGCCGGTGCCGACGTTCTTCCCTTTGCCTGACTTGGCTGCTCTGGTATCATCAGTTGGAGGTGCGTCCGACACGCAGAACCCAGGCGGCGTTACTGAGTGTGAGTCATCAGGGGCTAATGCTGGCAAAGGATCTTCGGTGAGGGATAGACTTCTGGAGCCGTGA
- the LOC123079373 gene encoding helicase-like transcription factor CHR28 isoform X2, whose product MQMDSKTMKMEAMVEQGDGTFDDSDAKPYGLLGSDLSGNCRTTNHNNQPLPRDTLNHINAAEEANASPYKVLSNCSYVGEQMYFGKAQVKAENHLEGMGPPTNTYLPHNQFPEQSGLSEVKSEDTGAIFDNTGQEGNQFIPMNTFSFDHNAAIPDISYTELNIGEATGSMNNGNSSCLTVQGDYLQGEFGECPKPEYGSLDMAGEMSMHDLPHNNQSYEMEQIPQNICESSSMQTGSPDQYCDDTSLSGYYMSSPESLSCEQIQSEYIGFKSESSTDSSPIPSSRNSTTEDADKYLGGSTKQLLNSSLVPIGHQHPYRSLTDQMPPAFHEQYDIHRSGNSFARGNLSRSCFGAIVNGGSDLLNLSSHRAPCHILPPQGIQGKLNNFQQSLSANPFVPRFGGMAYKSHDERATLRLALQDISQPKSEANPPDGLLSVPLLRHQKIALSWMVQKEKNGSHCSGGILADDQGLGKTISTISLILTERSPVPRSTAIKPELCEAVSLDDDEDDPIDLCLKRRSQTCSSEVTTSTTVKTENHIVEIKARPAAGTLVVCPTSVLRQWAEELRNKVTSKANLSFLIYHGSNRTKDPNELTKYDVVLTTYSIVSMEVPKQSSPDSDDEEKGKADRYGAPVSGSKKRKASSSKKTKNATTEKSNLPEKPLARVAWFRVILDEAQSIKNYRTNVAGSCWNLRAKRRWCLSGTPIQNAVEDLFSYFKFLRYEPYCEYKHFCTMIKMPISRNPVNGYKKLQVVLKTVMLRRTKATMLDGKPIISLPPKTISLKAVNFTSEERAFYNTLEAESRAQFKVYAAAGTVRQNYVNILLMLLRLRQACDHPHLVKGHESSWTSSLESANKLPMERKQELLVCLQSCSAICALCNDAPEDAVVTTCGHVFCNQCILEQLTGDDSICPVSSCRVRLNATSLFSRGTLEFSLCKSTSESQSNDSCTEIVHTENQTGIDSSYASSKVRAALDIILSLPKIDPTQSSDSKKTIGLASENTNGMSSEYADTKTTEKAIVFSQWTRMLDLLEVHLKASHVTYRRLDGTMSVAAREKAVNDFKTVPEVSVMIMSLKAASLGLNMVAACHVLMLDLWWNPTTEDQAVDRAHRIGQTRPVTVSRLTVKDTVEDRILALQEKKREMVASAFGEDKSGGGQTRLTVDDLNYLFMV is encoded by the exons ATGCAAATGGATTCGAAAACCATGAAG ATGGAAGCAATGGTGGAACAAGGAGATGGAACCTTTGATGACTCCGATGCTAAGCCTTATGGTTTGCTTGGCAGTG ATTTATCTGGAAATTGTAGAACTACCAATCATAACAACCAACCTTTACCAAGGGACACATTAAACCATATAAATGCTGCTGAAGAAGCAAATGCATCTCCATACAAAGTTCTGTCAAATTGTTCATATGTTGGTGAGCAAATGTACTTTGGCAAAGCACAGGTCAAAGCAGAGAACCACTTAGAGGGCATGGGGCCACCAACGAATACTT ATTTGCCACATAATCAGTTCCCAGAGCAATCTGGGTTGAGTGAAGTTAAAAGCGAGGATACAGGAGCAATATTTGATAACACTGGCCAGGAGGGTAATCAATTCATACCAATGAACACATTCTCTTTTGACCATAATGCTGCCATCCCTGATATTTCTTACACTGAGCTGAACATTGGTGAGGCGACTGGAAGCATGAACAATGGCAATAGCAGTTGCCTAACTGTACAGGGAGATTATCTGCAGGGTGAGTTTGGAGAATGTCCCAAACCAGAGTATGGTTCTCTTGATATGGCTGGTGAAATGTCAATGCATGATTTGCCGCATAACAATCAGTCATATGAGATGGAACAGATCCCACAGAATATATGTGAAAGCAGTTCGATGCAGACAGGCTCCCCGGATCAATATTGTGATGATACATCTTTATCAGGTTACTACATGTCGTCCCCAGAGTCATTATCCTGTGAGCAGATCCAGTCTGAATATATTGGTTTCAAGAGTGAGTCTAGCACTGACTCTTCTCCAATACCCTCAAGCAGAAACTCTACTACAGAGGATGCTGATAAATACTTAGGAGGCTCAACAAAACAGTTGCTGAACTCTAGTTTAGTTCCTATCGGCCACCAACACCCGTATAGGAGCCTGACAGATCAAATGCCTCCAGCTTTTCATGAACAATATGATATTCACAGAAGTGGTAACTCCTTTGCTCGGGGGAATTTATCAAGAAGTTGCTTCGGTGCAATTGTCAATGGTGGTTCTGATTTACTTAACCTTAGTAGCCATCGTGCTCCTTGTCATATATTGCCACCCCAGGGAATCCAAGGAAAACTAAATAACTTTCAACAATCTTTGTCTGCAAATCCTTTTGTTCCTCGATTTGGCGGGATGGCATATAAGTCACATGATGAAAGGGCGACTCTACGACTTGCATTGCAG GATATATCCCAGCCAAAGTCCGAGGCTAATCCACCTGATGGGCTTTTATCAGTTCCTTTATTGAGGCATCAG AAAATTGCTCTGTCATGGATGGTGCAAAAGGAGAAAAATGGTTCACATTGCTCTGGTGGAATTCTCGCAGATGATCAG GGCTTGGGTAAAACTATATCAACTATTTCACTGATATTGACAGAAAGATCACCAGTACCAAGGTCAACTGCCATTAAGCCAGAGCTGTGTGAAGCTGTATCTCttgacgatgacgaagacgacccCATTGATCTTTGTTTGAAAAGGAGGTCACAGACATGTAGCTCTGAAGTGACAACAAGCACTACAGTTAAGACAGAGAATCATATTGTAGAGATTAAGGCCAGGCCAGCTGCTGGCACTCTGGTTGTTTGCCCGACAAGTGTTCTACGACAGTGGGCAGAAGAACTGAGGAACAAAGTTACCAGTAAAGCTAATTTGTCCTTTCTAATATATCATGGTAGCAACCGTACGAAAGATCCTAACGAGCTCACTAAATATGATGTTGTGCTAACTACATATTCTATAGTAAGTATGGAGGTACCAAAGCAATCAAGTCCTGATAGTGACGATGAAGAGAAAGGGAAGGCAGACAGATATGGTGCTCCTGTTTCAGGCAGCAAAAAGAGGAAGGCTTCCTCTTCTAAGAAAACTAAAAATGCCACAACAGAGAAGAGTAACTTACCAGAGAAACCTCTTGCGAGAGTAGCATGGTTCAGGGTTATTCTTGATGAAGCACAAAGTATTAAAAATTACCGAACCAATGTTGCCGGGTCTTGCTGGAATTTGCGAGCCAAAAGAAGGTGGTGCTTGTCAGGGACACCAATACAGAATGCTGTTGAAGATCTCTTTAGCTATTTTAAATTTCTCCGATACGAACCGTATTGTGAATACAAGCATTTTTGCACCATGATAAAAATGCCAATCAGCAGGAACCCAGTTAATGGTTACAAGAAGCTGCAAGTTGTTTTGAAGACAGTAATGCTACGTCGGACTAAAG CGACAATGTTGGATGGTAAACCAATCATTTCCCTACCGCCGAAGACTATATCTCTCAAGGCTGTGAACTTCACGAGTGAGGAGCGTGCATTTTATAACACCCTAGAAGCTGAATCGCGAGCACAATTTAAG GTCTATGCAGCTGCTGGTACTGTTAGGCAAAACTACGTGAATATCCTGCTGATGCTTTTACGGCTCAGACAGGCATGTGATCACCCTCACCTAGTTAAAGGTCATGAGTCTAGCTGGACCTCTTCATTGGAGAGTGCGAATAAACTTCCAATGGAACGAAAACAAGAATTGCTGgtttgtttgcaatcttgttcagCTATATGTGCTCTCTGCAAC GATGCACCAGAAGACGCTGTCGTTACTACATGCGGGCATGTTTTTTGCAACCAGTGCATATTGGAGCAACTTACTGGCGATGACAGCATATGTCCAGTCTCTAGTTGCAGAGTCCGACTTAATGCAACTTCATTATTCTCTCGAGGCACCCTTGAATTCTCCTTGTGCAAATCAACAAGTGAATCCCAGTCTAATGATTCGTGTACAGAGATAGTACACACTGAAAATCAAACTGGGATTGATTCATCTTATGCATCTTCTAAAGTGAGGGCTGCCCTAGATATCATTCTCTCATTACCTAAAATTGACCCCACCCAAAGTAGTGATAGCAAAAAAACAATTGGGCTTGCCTCTGAAAATACCAATGGGATGAGTTCAGAATATGCTGACACCAAGACGACAGAGAAGGCCATTGTTTTCTCTCAATGGACTAGAATGCTGGATTTGCTAGAGGTTCATTTGAAAGCTTCTCATGTGACCTACCGGAGGCTTGATGGAACAATGTCTGTTGCTGCTCGGGAAAAAGCCGTGAATGACTTCAAAACAGTTCCAGAG GTTTCTGTAATGATCATGTCTCTCAAAGCTGCGAGTCTTGGTCTAAATATGGTGGCTGCCTGCCATGTGCTTATGCTCGATCTTTGGTGGAATCCTACCACTGAGGACCAAGCTGTTGATAGAGCACACCGTATTGGCCAAACACGACCAGTCACAGTATCTAGGTTAACTGTCAAAGATACTGTTGAAGATCGTATTCTGGCACTCCAG GAGAAAAAGCGGGAGATGGTTGCTTCAGCTTTTGGGGAAGATAAATCTGGTGGCGGTCAGACTCGACTGACAGTGGACGACTTGAATTATTTGTTCATGGTTTAG